The DNA segment AACTTATCTTGAAATCTACTTATTAAAACAGCCGTTGATTGCGGGGTTAGTTAAGTTAGTTTGTCGTTACAGTTGGTGGTCTAACATGCCTCAACTTTTTCCTAGGGTTTAGCGTGATCGGTCGGCGGGAGCGAAAGGAAGCTAGCTGCTCATTCGGCCGACCGAAGAGCAATTAATGGATAATGCTATACAAAtatgtttgaactttgaacgCGTCTCAACGACCAAATGGATAATGGGGTCCACCTTTAAAAATCGTTTTTACAGGTATTATCGGTACGTATGAAAGGTCCATATGCTCTTCCTgcagtaaaatattttacaattgcTTTTGTTGGCCGTGATTTTGAGATGGCGATTGTAAAAGacacaaatttcaaaactcaccTCATAACATTTAGGTTGAAAATTGTGAATAGTTCTTGGTTAAAAAGTGGCCCCAATTGAGGAATATGTCATTGTAGAAACTGTGGAAGTGCTTATGGGATATGCAACTGCCTACTCAGATCAAGACTTTTGTCTGGAAAGTTTGTAAAGAGAGCTTACCTACCAAACATAATCTGATGAAGAGACATGTTTTGAATGAAGAGCTTTGTCAATTCAGCTTTGTCAATTCTGTAGCACTAAGGTGAAGGATGTGGCTCATGTTCTTTGTTTTTGTCCTACCATCAAAGCATGTTGGGAGAGACATCTACCTATGGTTATATCAATAGATTTTCTTAAAGAGTATGGAGATATTGCGATCTACCTCAGTAGGTTGGGACACAAGGAAGACCTtgagttatttttcttgatctcttGGAGCTGCTGGCATAGTAGAAATTCATTGATTTTTTAGAATAAGTGTATGCAACCTGAGCAAGCCCTTGGACATGCTTTGGCAGAAGGTATTTAAAGAGACAAAAGGGCAACCCTTAAAATTGGTGAGACAACATTGCCGTTGGGAGTACCCCCTCCAGGAgtgtttaaattaaatgttgatgAAGTCATGTTTTAAAACCAACACAGTGCAGGTATTGGTGTTATTCTCAGAGATTGTAAGGGAGAAGTACTTATGTCAGCTAGTAAGAGAGAACAAGAAGTCACTAATGCAGTAGGCATCGAGATGCTTGCTATTCTCATGGATTTGCAGTTGAGTGTTCACTTGGGAATCCATCACCTCATATTGGAAAATGACTCACTGATTTTGGTACAGGAATTACAAAAGGCTGAACCTTCCATGTCTCTGGTTGGCAATGTTATCAAAGATACAAAGGAGCTAATGGCATGCTTTCATAGCTGTGAAGTGAGACACGTGGGAAGAACATGTAATGAAGCTGCACATAGGCTTGCAAGATTTGCTTGGAATGTTAATGATATTAGCTTGTGGTGGAGATCTTTTCCTGATGTAATTGCTCAAGTCCTTTGGACTGAGAAGCATTTGTAAGGCTGATATCTTTTAATGAAGGtggttttctaaaaaaaaaagtgacccCAATTACTATTTTGTGAAAGGCTGCtgctttatataaatatatatatgaactagcTAGATTTACCATGAATATATTAcaaacaaatttgaaaaaaaaaaccattgatTAAGACtttcaattcaattttaaaaaataaaatcaattttagatAAGATCTTGATCCGATCGTCATCTTCACTGAGGAGACTCAACCTAGATCATGCCCCAATGGCATAATTGCGAGGCAATGTTTTCTGTTCACGGTTAAGAACTAAGCGGTCATGTCCTCATCTTTGATTAGGTTCATGGAGTTCAAATCTTGACTCTACAtacatttcattttcaatttgatttAAGTGTTTTAGAACAAGTGGTTATTTAGCAAGTTAGGGATGAATACAAGATGATACAATCATGGTAAACAAGTAGGACTATAATGCTAGCTACAAGATGTCACTGAGGTCAAATAACTGAAAAAGACCAAAATAGAGGTTGGGACGTAGTTCAAGCCAGTGTGAAGTTCATTGAAGCTGTCGGCCAATGTAGTGTTACAGTGTCAAATCTATCTAAATATCAAACAAATGGAAGTACACAGCAATCATCTCTGAGTTGTTGGATGAAAAGCATACGAGTTTACCGTGGAGAAAGCAATCAAATCTGGAGACTTCAACTTAACCATGAGGGGATGCATGTGCATTCCTCCGTATAAACTGGTCCAAAAATGCACTGCCTCCCACAATCAatgctaataataataaacaaacaagaaaaacatTCAACTAGAACCTagaatttacaaaataataaaagattagTTTGTAAAGACAAAAACAACATCAGAAATGCCAGCAGCCTCTTCAACCCAAGCAAGATTCAAGGTGAGTTTGCCAGAAGCCACCCACTCATAAGCTACCTCAGCACCATTCAGGTAGCATTTATTTGGAGGCTCACTCGAGTAGGCTAAGAAATTCCCAATACCCTTGACTTTAATCTTAGCATTCTTCTCAACCACAGTCTTGACATACTCCAATTCTTGAATGGTACCTCCACTGTTGAACATGTTTGTTAGTCCAATTGGTGCGAAACTGAGGGTGTGGCTGAGTTTCTCAACTGGAACAAAGCTGAATAGTTCAAATGTAGATGGTTGGATGGTGACTTGAATTGCATCAGATTCCGGGGTCATTAAGTGCATTTCTTCTGCCTGATCGAGGTAGACTACATACTCTTCAGCCTTTCCTAATTCAGCTGCTTCTATTTTCTGGTCCCATTCGATGTCATGGACATGCACTGAACCAGACATTGGTTTGTAGCACTGAGAGAAGCCCTTGATCCTTCGCTCCTTGGGGTCCCAACCAGCCCCTTGGCAGTTAAATGCTCCAATCACACCTCCATACTGCagaacatgaaaaaaaactcCAGTGTTTTTGCCTCGAATGAATGATAAAAAAGCATGAAGGTTTTAAGTCCCAGTAAAGCAATTATCAGAAGAGAAGTGCATATCAAGGGTAAATGGATACCTACCCTGTTGAAGTTCCAAATTTTGAGAATGGTCTTTTGGTCAAATAAAGGGTTCTTGAAGAGGCAGTCTCTTGTTGGGAGAGCAAAATGCTGGCACCTAGGAATGGTACCATCAGGGTGGACAAGCTTCATGATGAGATCAAAATTGTGGCCACCCACAGAATCACTCACATAGACTGGACCACCGCAGATGGCCCTTGAGCCTGCATGGAATTTGGCACACAGATGGTCTGACTGGAACATATCCCAATCAGGTTGTATGATCTGCCCCATCCACATGCTGTTATAGGCACAGTGAATCATATGTACCCCTTGCAGCCAATATACTCCCATTGGATCTCCATTAGGGTCTTGGAACCAGAAATCATCACCTGCCACAAAACTGAGTAAATAAACCtccataacaaattaaaattttcttgtgatttaaagatgtttatgTTTTGGTTTGTTACCAACTCTTCCCATAGAAATTTGATTTGTCCCGAGGAAGAAAAAGTCATTGCATTGCTGCATACTTGAGATGAGTCCATTTCCTTTGAAGTTCTTGGACAGAGAACTTGACAGCCCCTTGTAATATGCATTTGCAAGTTCCACCCGGCCTCCATTTTCATCGGATATATACTCGAGAGTCTGAATTACAAGatattatttgattattatcaagatatttgattttatctcTAACAAATATTTATGGAATGTACATACCTAAAAGAGTCTATATTGGAAATAAAACATATGCAATAAAGCATAGACCATTCGAATACATGAAAAGCAGGacagaaaaaaggaaaacaggATTGTGCGgaagacctacatgaattacaTCAACTTTTACTCCTGTAATACCGACTTCAGCAAGGTAGGAGTGCATGGAGTTGTAAAAGTCCTCAGCTTGATCAGGATGAACAAGCCCTATCCCACCTTCTACGATTTTAACCACGGCAAGATCGTCCATTGTCCCATCAAGGCCAGGAGACACTTTGCAGGGAATAATCTTGGAATTAAGATGGGTTGCACCAGGCCTAACACCACCCCAGGCACCACAAAGAGCGTgccatacatatatatcatCCAAACCTTTGAACTTTGTCCTCAAGTCCCTTGTGAACGCCTTCATCCCATATTTCTCAGTTGTACAAGAACAGCTCCCACAGCCTTGGATGGAACTATTGCTATCTTCACTCCCAAACATTGCATCCAAGTCTTGTCTGAACTTTCggattttttcttcatattctgACAAGTCAGCGATTCCGGATTGGATGGCCTTGTCACGAGCCTTCTCGGCATGCTCAAGCTCAATTGCCTTGGAGATCAGCATCTTTGGCCTCTTTGGATCGAATGAAGGAGCATCAGGACCCAACATGGAACCACCTCTATATTTTCTGAACTTCTCGCATTCATCAAGCCGGTGAAGCCTGGCAGTCATTTGAGTCCCACCAAGAACAAGATTTTTTGCATCTTCATCTGGTTTCTCACCATCTACACTGATGCTTTGCCAACCATCATCAATGATAAGAAACCGCGGTGAGACACCACCCTTGACAAAATCATTCAATCCATGCCATACGCCAACAGGTTCTACGGTTAAGTAGAAGGCATCCCAAGTGCACCAGCCAAACTTGTCAACAATATTTGGGGCTGTTTTCTCTTCCAAGAGCCTAAAGGTATTGAGATGGACTCTAAGAACACTATAGGCCTCTTTCATCAAGGTGTAGGGATTATCAGAGGCATGAACATAAGCAATTGCATCAAAACTTGATGCTTTCACTTTGGTAGAACCACTCTCAGCACAAATCATGAGTTGCCCACCAGAGCCAGGACGAAGAGCTgacctaaaactgccttcaatAATGGGTATGATAATAACATAAGACCTAATTTCAGGGACGTCTAAGAGCACCCATTGTGTCTCCATTTGTAAATCCGACCCAGAATTCCCCACCCACATGGTAGACCACCATGTTTTGAACCTAAAGATGCTTAGAAAATCTCTGCCATCAAACCTACCCAAGGAGTTCATGAACCTGTCACATGGCTCATCCTTGTAGAATCCGAGAAATCCACCCTTGTGAGAAAGGGGAAGCACACGCTGGAGCAGGGGAATTGGAGCATCAGAGGATTGGTAGATTGAACAGAAGGGACTAAAAGAGACATTATTAGGGACATCATTGAGCAAAGGCACACCTTTGACACAAAACTTGCTATTAGACAAGCTGAAGTATTTCTCCCATTTTCCCACTCGGTGGACGCTAGAGATTGAATTAACGGGATCGTTGGGGGGTGCCATGAATGATTTCGGaggaaaacagagagaaaaacaGAATGGATAACTCAACTAACAGAACTCGAATTTCCAAAGAACAAAAACCCTTGAGAAAATCAGGTTTTAAAGTGGAGGCAGAGACTGCAAACCGACTTTTTATAGGAGAAATAAATCAGTGACTTTGAGAATAAAATCTTAACTATGCAAGGCAACAATAGCAAACTTCGATTTTATTTCCAAATACTTAATGTCTTCGATCTCGTAGCTTAAGATTTATGCACATAAAACTGGAATGCGCAATATTTGATACGCTTCAACGTAAACGGAAACTGTGAAAAGAGAGAGCGATCACGCAGAGATCACTTGAGTGACAATAATGGTAAAAGGAATATAGGAAGAACCAACTCGTCCTCAGAGTTGTTTGGTTGCACAGAAAACAATGGGAGGACTATGCAGTATATATAGGCATAAACTGGTGCGTGTAAAAATTGGATAAGGAAGATATCCAGATAAAAAGGTCAAGGTTTTGGCGGTTCTTTCTGGTTATTTCTCTCTTGTTGCTGCCTGCAGAACCACCTTACATGTAATACAACCGACAAGTTTGCTTCCAATTTCCATTGACAGTGATTGCAAGTTCTTACATCCGGGAAACACTGACCAGAAAAATCTCCCATTAAAaggtttaattttttcaaataataattattaaaaacttaAAGTGAGTTGAAACTCGAAACATTcgttcatgcatgcatgcatgcatgggaccTTGCGTCCATTCAcctaaagaaccaaaaaaaaaaaaaaaaaaagggcaggGACAAGAACTTTCCTGGTGCTGAGGTGTCCTCGTTACCTTTGTAGGGGTCAAAACCCCCGACTTTTATCTAAATAAACGAGTacctcataaaaaatataacagGAAAATGACAGAAACGTGTAGAATGAACGCAGGGTCTAGCCCCATATACAATAAAGGCTAGAGCTATCACatttttagtgattttttttttttaaagttgaaaaagaattttcaaatagttattttataagtCAGGATAATTATATTACTAACAATAAGAGACAAACATCAGTTGGGTTGAAGATAATTAAATAGCAGACGGCAAaagatgattaaataaaaacaactattgcGATAATGGGAAGGTGGGGGATCTAACTATGTTGGGGTTTAGTTAAAGATCTCTTATACCATAACCTTTACTATTTGCATTCTTGTTTGGTTAAACagttaagataaaatgagatattttattaaaagttgaataaaatattattataatataattttttaatattaattttattttgatatttaaaaaaattaaattatttattatattttgtatgaaaatttgaaaaaattataatgattatataatatgagatgagataatttaaatttgtataaccaaaccagCTTTACTCTTGGAGAAGAGTAATTGAATAAAGGGAGTATAACGTGTATTCTCAAAAAAGTAAGGGCTAATTTATAAAAGGACACAACACTTTTTTACCTTgagtttttaaaaaacaaatacatgcTTAATAcatattcaaaataaagaaatatattgatCTAATAGATCATATGAAAATATATCAgtttatggatttatttttatagaatctttTTATGTATGTAACACTTATCTTCAAACATGTCATTTTATAGATGGGTTGAAgttaatttctttcaaaattgGGTTGGAAGAAAACTTTGctagttaaaaaatatacaaataagaAGGCATCATGGTTGACCAAAGAAAAGGTGTTGCAAAACCGGAAACTATAAACGAGATTTTGTTGAAAGAGATGGGTTTGgtagaaagcaaaagaaaagggaaacagAAAGATAAATAGAGCTTTGAGTTGAGATGTGTTTCTATAGGTAATATAGCTTTGAATTGTAAAGTTTTGGTtgtaaaacttaaataaaaggttttagtattaaaaaattatttactatttgataaataaatgcctaaaatatttttaaagttaataataataataataataataataataataataataatagtaagttTTCAATCATAAAAATTGAATAGGTTTATGCAACCACCTAGTGAATCACTAAAGGTTGATATTCTAGTGTCATTTTCTCTGTATTTGAGGATCCATTTTTTCAGGGCcaaataagtaattataataaataataaaatttttatatattttttcagatGTATATCTGGCAAATAAAAGCCAGTTTGTAGACACCATGGGGACAAATGATCAAAAGCTAGTAATCAGGCATgcatttctttcttgttttcaaGTAGAGCAATAAAGAACTGAATTCCACAAAGTCAACTTATATGAACCACTTAGTTAGCCCCCTTAAAAAGGTATAGTTTGATACACAACTGAGGAAACGTTGCATAATTTACCGATACAAAGATATAAACTACTACCAgctgtgcgtgtgtgtgtgtgtgtgtgtttgagagagagagagagagagctgtatTTATAAGGGGAGTGCATGCAAATTGGTGATTTGATCCAACTTAGCATCCTCGGGATGAGTTCTATCATCATGAAGAACAAGCACCTTCAAAGTGCCAGAGTCCTTTAACCAGGCAGCCACCACAGATCCTGTCGATATAAACCTACCTATGTTATACTCAGCAACCCGAAAGGGTGCACCCATCCCAGTAAGGAGTGCCTCAATGGCTCGTCTCAGCGTTCCATCGCCAACTACCTTGCTGTGTTTGCCCCATCCCGTCAAAATGCTGCCAAAGACAAGTGtagaattttaattctttaatcaTCATAGAGTAAATGATAATAGTTAACAACCATAAATGTGGATAAGTCCATACCTTAATAACTTTGGCAACTCACGGCCTTCAAACACAACAGCTCGAATATTGAGTAGCCATGCATGAACCATTGCGCGTGCTGCTCCAGAAGACATCAGATGCAAATCTAAGCAAGAATCAGTGAAAGTGCTCTCCCACACATTTCGGCGCTTCCCTTCAAGCACAACTAGTTGGGCTCCCTTTTTCTAATTATACAGAATTCAACAAGAGCATTATGGAGTTAGGACTGAAAGTGTTTGTATATTGTATGTATGGACAAACACGTGCCTGCATGATCCGTCTGAGCAAGCATGCAAATAACAGAAATCACTGGAAGCAGAGAAGAGGACATAGCAGCAATGACTAAAACTTACCTGACCGAAGTGCCATAGCATATCAGTCAGAGCATTATAAAAGGCAGATGCAGTTGAAGAGTCCATCATCTTCATTTCATCAAACAGGAACTGAGCTTGAATCCATACATTTTCCCTGTCGCCCATAAGAAGTCCATGGGCTACACCATACACCTGATTATCCAGCAACCGTAGTTCCTCCAATAACATTGAGGCATCTTCAAGCACATTACACCGGCTGCATCCAGAAGCCAAATTGCATACATGAGGTTGACCGTATATAtgcagagagagtgagagagaattgaaattaACAGAAGATAACAGCAAATGACCTTCCCTATCCACTAAATTAGATACTCTCACATAACCAAATAACCATGGGCATTGGTACATTTGAAGGGTAGATCAGTCTCATAGCATCCACAGAGAGAAGGAAAAGTTTTCACCTTCCCCTGCTTGAGATGAAGGTACATTCATGCAGCTTCAACCACATGTTTAGCTTCTACTTTCTAGACTGACTAGTAGCAAGTGAGCAAGCAATGCAAGTCAAAAACTACATCAAGGTTTGTGGCCGTGACTTAATTTGAactttgcatttttcttttcctgctGAGGACTTTGAGCATCTAAATTTGGAACGTAGAGTTATATATTACCTGAAACACTAACTTTTActcacaaagagaaaatttaGTCCAAGTCATACTCCTGAGGTCCTTGAACTCATCTGTGAATTTTCCCCATTACTTCTTTTAACTTCTATTGCTAACAAATATACAATAAATCATGCTGCATTAAAAGATGTTGCCTATAATTGGAAATTGCAACATACAGAACTCTAAAATCAGTTTAATGTCTCGAGACCTACATACAACAGCATTCATATACAGCATTGAGAAATATGAAAGCAAAACTTCCAATATCATTTAGCATGCATGGGGTGAGAGGGCATAAAAAAACCTCCAAGCACAGTGGTAAACATAACTCCCATGAGCGCACCCCAGAACTTGGAAGCACCAATTCTGACACAGGACATAAATATGGTGCAATTTGGATATGATGAAAGGGAAGTTTTTACAAGATTAGAACAGACAGAAAATTTATTGAAATATTAGAATTCAATTCAGCAGGGACATGCTAACTAATTAACCTATATTATGCATAATTAAGGATGTGATATTGAGTTTCgtctaaaacaaataaatatcgAGAAGTTTATTAAAAGAACGCTAAATACCAGTTTTCCATATGCTATGAAATTTGCTTCCTTCAAATTGCTAGATCACGTGGTACTTAAGCCAGCATCAATATTATGACTTTGAAGATCTTGATGCAACAAGGTccacattgtttttttttttttttttttttttttttggtaagtaataAGGTCCCAACAATGTAAAAAATGGACAGCATTTGACAAAAAAATTTACCTGCAAGCATTTAATATAGCCGAGAAGGTGACAACATTTGGCTTAATTTTTAGCTCGTGCATCTTCTGAAAGATTCCCAAAATGCACAAGATCTCTTGCCTGACCATCTTACCTTTCTTTAAGTGAACTACTTTATCAGCAGCCAGCTGCCCAAACATCTTAATGATTCGATTATCCTCCCTATCTCCAACCTCCAAATCAATGGCATCCTTAATAACCATTGAAGATGGAGATGTAATATCCCTCTTGCCAGCtccagcagcagcagcaactaGACATTCTGCAGCTCTAGCCCAACCAAAAGCATCAATAATGGAATTGTAAGTGACAACATTAGGCCTTATCCCTTCCTCTATCATCTCATCAACCAAAGAAATGGCAGAATCCACCATCCCATGTTTACATAGAGCATCAATAAGTGCAGTATAAAGAACCACATCAGCTTTCAACCCTGCCTGCTTAAACTCTCTAAAGACCTCCATTGCCTCCCTGTACAAACCACCTTTTGAAAACACATCAATCAATGTTGAATATGTTAACAAATTAGGATATACCTGTTCTGCTTTCATCTCTGCAAACATTCTTCTAACTACACCATAATTCCCCTGCTTCCCATAACTGCCGAGAAGAGCATTATAAGTTACAACATCCTTCTTTATCCCACAATCCTCCATCTCCTTGCAAACATTCAAAGCCTCCTCAAACCTGCCGAGCTTTGCATAAATCGAAAGCAAAGTATTATACGAAACCCTATCCAAattaatatccaaaaacttCATTTCGTTAAATAAACCCAGTGCCTCTTCCAATCTCCCATGCTTAGCATACCCGTCAATCATAGTGCTATAAGTCACCACATTGGGTAATATATTCTTTGCCGGCATCTCCGACAAAATCTCATGTGCCAAATCCATCTGCGCCCCTTTACAAACCGCATCCAACAGTGTATTGTATG comes from the Carya illinoinensis cultivar Pawnee chromosome 8, C.illinoinensisPawnee_v1, whole genome shotgun sequence genome and includes:
- the LOC122319233 gene encoding stachyose synthase-like; amino-acid sequence: MAPPNDPVNSISSVHRVGKWEKYFSLSNSKFCVKGVPLLNDVPNNVSFSPFCSIYQSSDAPIPLLQRVLPLSHKGGFLGFYKDEPCDRFMNSLGRFDGRDFLSIFRFKTWWSTMWVGNSGSDLQMETQWVLLDVPEIRSYVIIIPIIEGSFRSALRPGSGGQLMICAESGSTKVKASSFDAIAYVHASDNPYTLMKEAYSVLRVHLNTFRLLEEKTAPNIVDKFGWCTWDAFYLTVEPVGVWHGLNDFVKGGVSPRFLIIDDGWQSISVDGEKPDEDAKNLVLGGTQMTARLHRLDECEKFRKYRGGSMLGPDAPSFDPKRPKMLISKAIELEHAEKARDKAIQSGIADLSEYEEKIRKFRQDLDAMFGSEDSNSSIQGCGSCSCTTEKYGMKAFTRDLRTKFKGLDDIYVWHALCGAWGGVRPGATHLNSKIIPCKVSPGLDGTMDDLAVVKIVEGGIGLVHPDQAEDFYNSMHSYLAEVGITGVKVDVIHTLEYISDENGGRVELANAYYKGLSSSLSKNFKGNGLISSMQQCNDFFFLGTNQISMGRVGDDFWFQDPNGDPMGVYWLQGVHMIHCAYNSMWMGQIIQPDWDMFQSDHLCAKFHAGSRAICGGPVYVSDSVGGHNFDLIMKLVHPDGTIPRCQHFALPTRDCLFKNPLFDQKTILKIWNFNRYGGVIGAFNCQGAGWDPKERRIKGFSQCYKPMSGSVHVHDIEWDQKIEAAELGKAEEYVVYLDQAEEMHLMTPESDAIQVTIQPSTFELFSFVPVEKLSHTLSFAPIGLTNMFNSGGTIQELEYVKTVVEKNAKIKVKGIGNFLAYSSEPPNKCYLNGAEVAYEWVASGKLTLNLAWVEEAAGISDVVFVFTN
- the LOC122318602 gene encoding pentatricopeptide repeat-containing protein At2g31400, chloroplastic-like yields the protein MASTPPQCSITANKPYQQHQYQQNQHQHHLKNHRQSHHQSRHKVSLTKPLPVPLPSPSPRNAPKPCANTPPSASFSSLCPQKSELSGEFSGRRSTRFVSKMHLGRPKPSSMASRHTPAAEEALIQLIQLGMKDDNGLERVLLNFQSKLCGSDDYSFLFRELGNRGESWKAIQCFEFAVRKERRRNEQGKLASSIISVLGRLGKVDLARDVFETAKSRGYGNTVYTYSALINAYGRCGYCDEAIMVFDLMKKLGFFPNLVTYNAVIDACGKGGVEYPRVAEIFNEMSRNNVQPDRITYNSLLAVCSRVGMWERAQALFSEMVERGIDQDIFTYNTLLDAVCKGAQMDLAHEILSEMPAKNILPNVVTYSTMIDGYAKHGRLEEALGLFNEMKFLDINLDRVSYNTLLSIYAKLGRFEEALNVCKEMEDCGIKKDVVTYNALLGSYGKQGNYGVVRRMFAEMKAEQVYPNLLTYSTLIDVFSKGGLYREAMEVFREFKQAGLKADVVLYTALIDALCKHGMVDSAISLVDEMIEEGIRPNVVTYNSIIDAFGWARAAECLVAAAAGAGKRDITSPSSMVIKDAIDLEVGDREDNRIIKMFGQLAADKVVHLKKGKMVRQEILCILGIFQKMHELKIKPNVVTFSAILNACSRCNVLEDASMLLEELRLLDNQVYGVAHGLLMGDRENVWIQAQFLFDEMKMMDSSTASAFYNALTDMLWHFGQKKGAQLVVLEGKRRNVWESTFTDSCLDLHLMSSGAARAMVHAWLLNIRAVVFEGRELPKLLSILTGWGKHSKVVGDGTLRRAIEALLTGMGAPFRVAEYNIGRFISTGSVVAAWLKDSGTLKVLVLHDDRTHPEDAKLDQITNLHALPL